AGGTCACGCTCGACGAGGTCATCTGCGATGAGGTTGGCGGCGTTGGTGATCTCGGGCAACTGCTCGCGGATTCGCTCGATGCCCTGTTGAATGCGGTTGAGGTAGTCACGGGCGTTGGGCAGCTCGTCAGGGAGGTTGGTGGTCTGGGCGTGGCTAGGCGCGGCGAGGGACAGGGCGACGAGTAGGGCGACCTGGAGGATGATCAGAACCCAACGATGGCGCTGCGGTCTCTGGTGAGGGTTTGATTGGATTGCGAGGGGCATGGGTTTATTGTCGGCCGAGGTATTCGCCGGAGTCGGTGGAGATCTTGACGGTGTCGCCGTTGTTGACGAAGGCGGGGACGCGGGTCTTGAGTCCGGTTTCGAGGATGGCTTCTTTGGGTTGGTTGGTGGCGGTAGCGCCCTTGATGCCCGGGGGGGTGTCCTTGACTTCGAGTTCGACGGCGGCGGGCGGGTTGATGGACATGACGTTGCCCTGGTAGACCAGGGCGGTGACGGGGGTGTTGGGTTTGAGATAGAGGATGGTGTCGCCAAGGATGTCTTTTGGGACGGTGAACTGCTCGTAGGTTTCGTTGTCCATGAAGACGGAGCCGGAGGCGTCATCGTAGAGGTACTCCATCTCACGTCGATCGAGTACGGCCTCGGTCACTTCGTCGGAGCCGCGGAGCCGTTTTTCGATGTGGTTGCCGGTCTGGAGGTTCTTGAGTTTGACCTGGGTGTAAGCGGGGCCTTTGCCTGGCTTGACGTGGTCGAGCTTGACGACGAGCCAGAGTTGGCCGTCCATTTCGAGTGCGTTTCCGGTTCGGACATCGTTGGCCTTCATGGGAGGCTCCTGGTTGGATTTGTGTGTCGGTTGGAACAACCTGTTTAGTCTAAAGCAGGAATGCTTTTTGAGTTATCACCGGATTTGGCTGAGTAGGGTTAATCTGCCCTGAGCCTATGTCAATGATGAACTTATAGAGTTTAGCGGAGTATTTTGAGAGGCGTATGCGAAGGCGTTGCCTTGACATCATGATGAGGTTTGTTAGGACATGGGTTCACCATGTATGTGCATGTAACGATCAAACCGCTCACGAAGCGGTTGAAGCGGCATTGGTTCGATGAGGGAGAGAAGCTCTCTCAGAGGAAGGCAAGTTAGACTTTTATGGCGATTCCCCCTTCAAATAGCCCGCGTCCGCTCGACGAGATGAACTCGCTTGACGCGACGATCGGCCGTTACGAGATCCGTATGCCGTCAGAGGCCGGACTGATGAGTCAGGATCAGGAGTGGTGTGAGTTGACGCTCGATGGGGAGACCTCGACGATCCGGTTTCATGATTACGACCTGATTTATCACCACCCTGGTCTGTATGAGTCGTTGTTCTACCGGATGCTCAAGTGCACCTCACCGAAGCAGGTGGTTCGATTGCTGGAGACCGTGTTTGAGCAGGATGATCAAGCGGATCTCAGTGGCCTGCGCGTCTTGGACCTGGGTGCCGGGAACGGGATGGTGGGTGAGCAACTGATCGATGCTGGAGCGGACGCGGTGGTGGGTCTGGACATCATCCCCGAGGCCAAGGCGGCGTCGGAACGCGACCGGCCGTGGGTTTATGACGACTATCACATCGTTGACCTGCTGAGTCTTCCTGAAGAGAAAGAGAAGAAGATCCGTGAGGCGAGGCTGAACTGTCTCACGACGGTGGCGGCACTTGGATTCGGTGATGTGCCGTCGGGGGCATTCCTCAAGTCGCTGGACCTGATCGAGTCGCCCGGCTGGGTCGTGTTCAACCTCAATGAGAACTTCCTGGCACCCGATGATGAGAGCGGGTTTGCCGCGTTGATTCAGGAGTTGAGTGCCCGGAAGGTGCTGCGGGTGGATGCATGGCTGCGGTATCAGCATCGCTTGAGCACGACGGGTGAGCCGCTTTTTTACCTGGCGATGATCGCTCACAAGCTCGACGATGTGCCGGTGGAGATGCTTGAGGAACTACTGGGTTGATCACGCTCGAAGCGGTGGCCAAGCGGTTCCCGAGTGGGGCTGTCGCGTTGGGTGGGATTGACCTCAAGGTCGAACGAGGTGAGTTGGTGGTGCTCGTGGGGGCTTCGGGGTGTGGCAAGACGACGACGCTTCGGCTGATCAATCGGCTGACGGACCCGACAGAGGGCCGCGTGCTGGTGGACGATCAGGATATCGCGGGGGTTGACCCCGTGATGCTTCGGCGATCGATCGGTTATGTGATTCAGGAAGTCGGGTTGTTCCCGCACCTGACCGTGGCGGAGAACGCGGGGCTCATCCCGAGGATGCTGGGCTGGGCCAAGACGCGGACGCGGGATCGGGTCCGGGCGTTGCTGGAGCTGGTTCGCCTTGATCCCGACGAGTTTGCGGATCGGTTGCCAGCGCAGATGTCGGGCGGGCAACGCCAGCGGGTGGGTCTGGCGCGAGCGCTGGCGGCGGAGCCTGGGATCATGCTGATGGATGAGCCGTTCGGGGCGATTGACCCGGTGAATCGTGCGAGGCTGCAGGACGAGTATCTGGCGATTCATCGGCGACTGGGTCTGACGACGGTGATGGTCACGCATGACATCGGCGAGGCGTTGCTGCTGGGCGATCGGGTTGTCGTGATGGCGGAGGGGCGAGTGCTTCAGGCGGACACTCCGGA
This Phycisphaeraceae bacterium DNA region includes the following protein-coding sequences:
- the efp gene encoding elongation factor P, whose translation is MKANDVRTGNALEMDGQLWLVVKLDHVKPGKGPAYTQVKLKNLQTGNHIEKRLRGSDEVTEAVLDRREMEYLYDDASGSVFMDNETYEQFTVPKDILGDTILYLKPNTPVTALVYQGNVMSINPPAAVELEVKDTPPGIKGATATNQPKEAILETGLKTRVPAFVNNGDTVKISTDSGEYLGRQ
- a CDS encoding class I SAM-dependent methyltransferase, coding for MNSLDATIGRYEIRMPSEAGLMSQDQEWCELTLDGETSTIRFHDYDLIYHHPGLYESLFYRMLKCTSPKQVVRLLETVFEQDDQADLSGLRVLDLGAGNGMVGEQLIDAGADAVVGLDIIPEAKAASERDRPWVYDDYHIVDLLSLPEEKEKKIREARLNCLTTVAALGFGDVPSGAFLKSLDLIESPGWVVFNLNENFLAPDDESGFAALIQELSARKVLRVDAWLRYQHRLSTTGEPLFYLAMIAHKLDDVPVEMLEELLG
- a CDS encoding ATP-binding cassette domain-containing protein — translated: MITLEAVAKRFPSGAVALGGIDLKVERGELVVLVGASGCGKTTTLRLINRLTDPTEGRVLVDDQDIAGVDPVMLRRSIGYVIQEVGLFPHLTVAENAGLIPRMLGWAKTRTRDRVRALLELVRLDPDEFADRLPAQMSGGQRQRVGLARALAAEPGIMLMDEPFGAIDPVNRARLQDEYLAIHRRLGLTTVMVTHDIGEALLLGDRVVVMAEGRVLQADTPERIASHPANDAVERLIHDPVARSAKIAGMVARGSSGGGG